A genomic stretch from Malus domestica chromosome 15, GDT2T_hap1 includes:
- the LOC103431374 gene encoding 1-acyl-sn-glycerol-3-phosphate acyltransferase BAT2, chloroplastic-like — protein MEVAFQPSPAIICHRQSRFLSKSSLLPLFAYKGLSIGCSPRRWPISRNLSHSAHHSVLCIQRKHGSISWCDLDAKEEFGRPHCNIRLHDQNRLSRYTVVRSAEAGTCDAGYPLPEVSMVSRVRGIGFCAITAFNAIYLFVLMLIVHPLVLLLDRYKRKAHIFIAKIWATATITPFVRIKYEGLENLPPPDAPAVYVSNHQSFLDIYVLFTIGRPFKFISKTSIFLYPIIGWAMFLMGVIPLKRMDRKSQMECLKSCIDLIKKGASVFFFPEGTRSKDGKLGAFKRGAFSLAAKTKVPVVPITLIGTGKIMPPGRETILNTGSVKVVIHKPIEGNDTEVLCRESRNIIARALDRQG, from the exons ATGGAAGTTGCTTTTCAACCTTCCCCTGCAATTATTT GTCACAGGCAATCGAGGTTTCTGTCAAAGTCATCTTTGTTGCCG CTGTTCGCTTATAAGGGACTTTCTATTGGGTGCTCTCCTCGCAGATGGCCCATTTCGAGAAATTTAAGCCATT CGGCTCATCATAGTGTTTTATGCATTCAAAGGAAACATGGTAGCATATCGTGGTGTGACCTTGATGCAAAAGAGGAGTTTGGAAGACCGCATTGTAATATTAGATTGCATGACCAAAATAGGTTGTCCAGGTATACAGTTGTACGATCTGCTGAAGCTGGAACCTGTGATGCTGGCTATCCATTACCAG AAGTAAGTATGGTCTCAAGAGTTAGGGGAATTGGCTTTTGTGCCATTACTGCTTTCAATGCCATTTATCTCTTTGTGCTGATGCTGATAGTCCATCCTCTTGTGCTGTTATTAGATCGATACAAAAGAAAAGCTCATATTTTTATTGCCAAAATTTGGGCCACTGCTACGATTACACCATTTGTTAGGATCAAGTACGAGGGACTGGAGAATTTGCCTCCGCCTGATGCTCCTGCTGTGTATGTTTCCAACCACCAGAGCTTTTTAGACATCTATGTTCTTTTCACAATTGGGAGACCCTTTAAGTTTATCAGCAAGACCAGCATATTTCTCTATCCCATTATTGGGTGGGCCATGTTTCTGATGGGTGTAATTCCTTTAAAGCGCATGGACAGAAAAAGCCAAATG GAATGCCTTAAGAGTTGCATAGATCTTATCAAGAAGGGGGCCTCTGTCTTTTTCTTCCCTGAGGGAACACGCAGCAAAGATGGAAAATTAGGTGCTTTCAAG AGAGGGGCCTTCAGTCTTGCAGCGAAAACCAAGGTACCAGTAGTGCCAATTACCCTTATAGGAACCGGAAAGATCATGCCTCCGGGAAGGGAGACTATCTTGAATACTGGATCTGTTAAAGTTGTTATTCATAAACCTATAGAAGGAAATGATACAGAAGTACTGTGTAGGGAAAGTAGAAACATAATCGCTAGAGCACTTGATCGTCAAGGCTGA
- the LOC103456384 gene encoding probable cyclic nucleotide-gated ion channel 5, with protein sequence MLDCGYNKSQYLGGQRDKFVRLDDLDSRLSSPSDSGGRRCGFNIEGLTRTAPARDTSFKRGMKKGSEGLKSIGRSLGFGISRAVFPEDLKGSDKKIYDPQDKFLLLWNRFFVISCILAVSVDPLFFYLPVINSSSNCLGIDRRLAITATTLRMIVDAFYLIHMALQFRTAYIAPSSRVFGRGELVIDPARIAKRYLRSYFIIDFLSVLPLPQIVVWRFLQRSKGSDVLATKQALLYIVLFQYIPRLFRVYPLTSELKRTAGVFAETAWAGAAYYLLLYMLASHIVGAFWYLLALERNDTCWQMACSDFGKPCDKNLLYCGNQNNLDNATWSNVTGNILSKCSADDNNTYFDFGIFNSALSSGVVSSKKFIVKYCYCLWWGLQNLSTLGQGLATSTYPGEVIFSISLAIFGLILFALLIGNMQTYLQSLTIRLEEMRVKRRDSEQWMHHRLLPQDLRERVRRYDQYKWLETRGVDEQSLVQSLPKDLRRDIKRHLCLALVRRVPLFENMDERLLDAICERLKPSLFTESTYIVREGDPVDEMLFIIRGRLESVTTDGGRSGFFNRSLLKEGDFCGEELLTWALDPKSGANLPSSTRTVKALTEVEAFALVAEELKFVASQFRRLHSRQVQHTFRFYSQQWRTWAACFIQAAWRRYSKRKILELRRKEEEAEAEALGGARSNAGGSYSIGATFLASRFAANALRGVHRNRNLKSARELVKLQKPPEPDFSAEGAD encoded by the exons ATGTTGGATTGTGGTTACAACAAGTCACAGTACTTGGGAGGCCAGAGAGACAAGTTTGTGAG GCTGGATGACTTGGACTCTAGATTATCATCGCCTTCTGATTCTGGAGGGAGAAGATGTGGGTTTAATATTGAGGGACTAACCCGGACTGCTCCTGCAAGGGATACATCTTTTAAGAGAGGAATGAAAAAGGGGTCTGAAGGGCTTAAGTCAATCGGCCGATCACTTGGATTTGGGATTTCTCGTGCGGTGTTCCCTGAAGATCTTAAAGGGTCAGACAAGAAGATATATGATCCTCAGGACAAATTTCTCTTGTTGTGGAATAGATTTTTTGTCATCTCATGTATTCTGGCAGTGTCTGTGGACCCTCTGTTTTTCTATCTTCCAGTCATCAATAGTTCATCAAATTGTCTTGGTATAGATCGAAGGTTGGCTATCACAGCGACCACACTGCGGATGATTGTTGATGCTTTCTATCTTATTCACATGGCTCTCCAGTTTAGGACAGCTTACATTGCTCCATCATCTCGGGTTTTTGGAAGAGGTGAACTGGTGATTGATCCAGCACGAATAGCCAAGCGATACTTACGAAGTTATTTCATCATTGATTTTCTTTCAGTGCTACCCCTACCACAG ATTGTAGTTTGGAGGTTTCTTCAGAGGTCCAAAGGTTCAGATGTGCTGGCTACAAAACAGGCTTTGCTTTACATAGTTTTATTTCAGTATATTCCCAGACTTTTTCGAGTCTATCCTTTGACTTCAGAACTGAAAAGAACAGCTGGCGTCTTTGCTGAAACTGCTTGGGCAGGTGCTGCATACTATTTGCTATTATACATGCTCGCTAGTCAT ATAGTTGGGGCATTCTGGTATTTGTTAGCTTTAGAACGCAATGATACATGCTGGCAGATGGCTTGTTCTGATTTTGGAAAACCATGTGATAAAAATCTCTTGTACTGCGGGAACCAAAACAATTTAGATAATGCAACTTGGTCCAATGTTACCGGAAACATCCTATCAAAATGCTCGGCAGATGACAATAATACCTACTTTGATTTTGGAATCTTTAATTCGGCTTTATCATCTGGGGTTGTTTCATCCAAGAAGTTCATCGTCAAATACTGTTACTGTTTATGGTGGGGACTACAGAATTTAAG TACGCTTGGTCAGGGTCTTGCAACCAGCACCTATCCTGGAGAGGTTATATTTTCCATATCACTGGCTATATTTGGACTTATCCTCTTCGCACTTTTGATAGGAAACATGCAG ACCTATCTTCAGTCTCTTACTATTCGACTTGAGGAGATGAGGGTCAAAAGACGCGATTCAGAGCAGTGGATGCATCACCGCTTGCTCCCACAAGACCTTAGGGAACGTGTCAGGCGATATGATCAATATAAGTGGTTGGAAACACGCGGGGTGGACGAGCAGAGTTTGGTTCAGAGCCTACCAAAGGATCTCAGGAGAGATATTAAGCGGCACCTCTGTTTGGCATTAGTGAGGAGG GTTCCTTTGTTTGAGAATATGGACGAGAggttgcttgatgccatttgtgagAGACTGAAACCAAGTTTATTCACAGAGAGTACTTACATAGTTCGGGAAGGAGATCCCGTTGACGAGATGCTTTTCATCATACGTGGTCGCCTTGAGAGTGTAACAACAGATGGTGGCAGGAGTGGGTTTTTTAACCGAAGTTTACTGAAAGAAGGTGATTTCTGTGGTGAGGAGCTTCTAACTTGGGCACTGGATCCCAAATCTGGTGCCAACCTCCCGTCATCTACTCGGACGGTAAAGGCTTTAACTGAGGTTGAGGCCTTTGCTCTTGTAGCTGAAGAGTTGAAATTTGTTGCCAGTCAGTTTAGGCGCCTTCACAGCAGACAGGTTCAGCACACCTTCCGTTTCTACTCACAACAATGGCGGACTTGGGCTGCTTGCTTTATCCAAGCAGCATGGCGTCGCTATTCCAAGAGGAAAATCTTGGAGCTTCGTCGTAAGGAAGaggaagcagaagcagaagcctTGGGAGGTGCTCGCAGCAATGCTGGAGGTTCATATAGCATTGGTGCCACATTTTTAGCTTCTAGGTTTGCTGCAAATGCACTTCGTGGTGTTCACCGAAACAGGAATTTGAAGAGTGCTCGAGAATTAGTCAAATTACAAAAGCCTCCGGAGCCCGATTTTAGCGCTGAAGGTGCCGATTGA
- the LOC103431380 gene encoding transmembrane 9 superfamily member 10, with protein MARGPPAFELWISVCLLLFFHARCFYLPGVAPQDFQYGNPLNVKVNKLTSTKTQLPYSYYSLPYCTPEHIVDSAENLGEVLRGDRIENSPYEFKMRDPQMCNAVCRVVLNAKTAKEFKEKIDDEYRVNMILDNLPLVVPIPRPDQENALVYQHGFHVGLRGQYAGNKDEKHFINNHLTFTVKYHKDQMTESARIVGFEVKPFSVKHEYEGEWSKEKRLTTCDPHAKRTVTSSESPQEVEDKKEIIFTYDVEFQESDVKWASRWDTYLLVADDQIHWFSIVNSLMIVLFLSGMVAMIMLRTLYRDISKYNQLETQEEAQEETGWKLVHGDVFRPPVNSDLLCVYVGTGVQFFGMILVTMLFAVLGFLSPSNRGGLMTAMLLLWVFMGLFAGYSAARLYKMFKGTEWKKISLKTAFMFPATLFAIFFVLNALIWGEKSSGAVPFGTMFALVFLWFGISVPLIYVGAYVGFRKPSIEDPVKTNKIPRQVPEQAWYMHPAFSILIGGILPFGAVFIELFFILTSIWLHQFYYIFGFLFIVFIILIITCAEITIVLCYFQLCSEDYLWWWRSYLTSGSSALYLFLYAAFYFFTKLDIKKPVSGALYFGYMLIASYSFFVLTGTIGFYACFWFTRLIYSSVKFD; from the exons ATGGCGAGAGGACCTCCCGCTTTTGAGCTATGGATCTCTGTCTGTCTTTTGCTCTTCTTTCATGCACGCTGCTTCTACCTCCCGGGTGTCGCCCCTCAAGATTTCCAATAC GGAAATCCCTTGAATGTGAAAGTGAACAAATTGACCTCTACAAAAACTCAACTTCCGTACTCATACTATTCCCTCCCATACTGTACTCCGGAGCATATAGTAGACAGTGCAGAGAATCTTGGGGAAGTTCTCCGTGGTGATCGCATTGAAAACTCTCCTTATGAG TTCAAAATGAGAGACCCACAAATGTGCAATGCTGTATGCCGTGTAGTTCTTAATGCAAAAACTGCAAAGGAATTCAAGGAAAAGATAGATGATGAGTATCGGGTGAACAT GATTCTGGATAATCTCCCTCTGGTTGTTCCTATACCAAGGCCTGATCAGGAAAATGCCTTGGTTTATCAACATGGGTTTCATGTTGGTCTTAGAGGACAATATGCTGGG AACAAGGATGAAAAGCATTTTATCAACAATCACTTAACATTTACAGTCAAATATCACAAGGATCAAATGACAGAATCTGCCAGGATTGTCGGATTTGAGGTGAAGCCATTCAG TGTTAAGCATGAATATGAAGGCGAGTGGAGTAAGGAGAAACGTTTAACAACCTGTGATCCCCATGCGAAACGAACAGTTACCAGCTCTGAATCTCCTCAGGAGGTTGAAGATAAAAAGGAAATTATATTTACATATGATGTTGAGTTCCAG GAGAGTGATGTGAAGTGGGCATCTCGGTGGGACACATATCTTCTGGTGGCGGATGATCAAATCCACTGGTTCTCAATTGTTAATTCTTTGATGATTGTTCTTTTCCTTTCGGGCATGGTTGCTATGATAATGTTGCGGACACTTTACCGGGATATCTCCAAGTACAACCAACTAGAGACCCAAGAAGAAGCCCAAGAAGAGACAGGATGGAAACTGGTTCATGGTGATGTATTCAGACCTCCAGTAAACTCAGACCTACTGTGTGTGTATGTTGGGACGGGTGTGCAGTTCTTTGGGATGATTCTCGTCACCATGCTCTTTGCAGTCCTTGGATTCCTCTCCCCTTCAAACCGAGGTGGATTGATGACTGCCATGCTCCTCCTCTGGGTCTTTATGGGCCTCTTTGCTGGATACTCTGCAGCCCGTCTGTACAAAATGTTCAAGGGAACAGAATGGAAGAAAATCAGTCTCAAAACAGCTTTCATGTTTCCTGCAACTCTCTTTGCCATTTTCTTCGTCTTGAATGCTCTTATCTGGGGCGAGAAATCCTCTGGGGCAGTTCCATTTGGAACCATGTTTGCTCTGGTATTCTTATGGTTTGGCATTTCAGTTCCACTTATCTACGTTGGTGCTTATGTGGGTTTTAGGAAGCCATCGATTGAGGATCCTGTGAAAACCAACAAGATCCCTAGGCAAGTCCCTGAGCAGGCGTGGTACATGCATCCAGCCTTCTCTATCCTAATTGGAGGCATACTCCCATTCGGGGCCGTCTTTATTGAGCTCTTCTTCATCCTTACATCTATATGGTTGCATCAATTCTATTACATATTTGGATTCCTTTTCATCGTCTTCATTATCCTCATCATCACTTGTGCCGAGATCACAATTGTGCTATGCTACTTCCAGTTGTGCAGTGAAGACTACCTTTGGTGGTGGAGATCGTATTTGACCTCAGGCTCCTCAGCGCTCTACCTTTTCCTGTACGCAGCCTTCTACTTCTTCACTAAGCTTGACATTAAGAAGCCGGTTTCTGGAGCCTTGTATTTCGGGTATATGCTGATTGCTTCCTATTCTTTCTTCGTGCTGACTGGTACAATCGGTTTCTATGCATGCTTCTGGTTTACTAGGCTCATCTATTCGTCAGTGAAGTTCGACTGA
- the LOC103431379 gene encoding uncharacterized protein: MSVSLTVMTFNLHEDQTEDSPYSWDKRRDLCISVITSYSPIILCTQQGVKSQLDYLQQCLPGYDQFGISRKGPEDTSDEHCTIFYDKEKVELLEGGTFWLSESPSVPGSMSWGSEVPCIATWVTFQLKGAEPPGFSFQIVNTNMDEFSPRARRRSALLTWQHIASLPPGLPVVYCGGFNTQKESTTGRFLLGRSREHGAVGDMRDAWPNARVRKNVSLIRTFHGFKGDKQGALEFLKLVFRALCLCWDRQTQDLHVDWILFRGRSLSPVLCEVVSDNIDGYYPSSHYPIFAEFMLPRTVRMIDPPAPEGN; this comes from the exons ATGAGTGTTTCTTTGACAGTGATGACCTTCAATCTTCACGAAGATCAGACGGAGGACAGTCCCTACTCGTGGGATAAGAGAAGGGATTTGTGCATAAGCGTCATTACTAGTTATTCCCCTATCATTCTGTGTACCCAGCAAG GAGTTAAATCACAGTTGGATTATCTTCAGCAGTGCTTGCCAG GTTATGATCAGTTTGGAATATCAAGAAAAGGGCCTGAAGACACTTCTGATGAACATTGCACCATCTTCTATGACAAGGAGAAG GTAGAGCTGCTTGAAGGTGGAACATTTTGGTTGTCAGAGTCACCTTCTGTCCCTGGAAGCATGTCATGGGGTTCTGAAGTTCCATGTATTGCAACATGGGTG ACATTTCAACTGAAAGGAGCTGAGCCACCTGGATTTTCATTCCAGATAGTAAATACAAACATGGATGAGTTCAGTCCTCGTGCCCGTCGACGAAGTGCTTTGCTCACATGGCAGCACATAGCATCCTTGCCACCTGGCTTGCCAGTTGTATATTGTGGAGGTTTCAACACACAAAAGGAATCAACTACTGGCCGGTTTCTTTTGGGGAGATCAAG AGAGCACGGTGCAGTGGGGGATATGAGGGATGCATGGCCTAATGCCCGTGTGAGGAAAAATGTCTCTCTTATTCGCACTTTTCATGGATTTAAAG GTGACAAACAAGGAGCTCTTGAATTCCTCAAGTTGGTTTTCAGAGCGCTCTGCCTTTGCTGGGATCGCCAAACACAGGATCTGCATGTAGATTGGATTCTTTTTAGAGGTAGGTCTCTTAGTCCTGTTTTATGTGAAGTGGTGAGTGATAACATTGATGGATATTACCCATCCTCGCACTATCCCATATTTGCCGAGTTTATGCTTCCTCGCACGGTGAGAATGATTGACCCACCTGCTCCCGAGGGGAATTGA
- the LOC103447010 gene encoding leucine aminopeptidase 1-like, whose product MVSVASFAYTFIAVTSPSYSSCFLTKLRSAPSLRLSFAVSPLCSRRGKLMAHTLAQANLGLTYPSGIDAPKISFAAKEIDVAEWKGDLLAVGVTEKDLAKDENSKFQNSVLKKLDSHLGGLLAEVSSEEDFTGKSGQSTVVRLPGLGSKRVGLFGLGQSASSTAAFRGLGEAAAAAAKATQSSDIAIVLASSEGLSAKSNTASAIASGTVLGIYEDGRYKSESKKSALKSVDILGLGTGAEVEKKLKYTEDVTSGIIFGKELVNSPANVLTPGKLAEEASKIASTYSDVLSANILNEEQCKELKMGSYLAVAAASTNPPHFIHLIYKPPGGPAKVKLGLVGKGLTFDSGGYNIKTGPGCSIEQMKFDMGGSAAVLGAAKAIAQIKPPGVEVHFIVAACENMISGTGMRPGDIVTASNGKTIEVNNTDAEGRLTLADALVYACNQGVDKIVDLATLTGACIVALGPSIAGVFTPSDDLAKEVFAASEISGEKFWRLPMEESYWESMKSGIADMLNTGARQGGSITAALFLKQFVDEKVQWLHIDMAGPVWSDKKRTATGFGVSTLVEWVQNNSS is encoded by the exons ATGGTGTCCGTAGCGTCCTTTGCGTATACCTTCATTGCTGTTACTTCTCCTTCCTACTCTTCCTGCTTTTTGACGAAATTACGGTCTGCTCCCAGTCTCCGACTTTCTTTTGCAGTGTCACCCCTGTGCTCTCGCAGAGGGAAGCTCATGGCTCACACTCTCGCTCAGGCCAATCTCGGCCTCACTTACCCTTCTGGCATCGACGCCCCAAAG ATCTCGTTTGCCGCAAAAGAGATCGATGTAGCGGAATGGAAAGGAGACTTACTTGCAGTGGGCGTCACAGAGAAAGACTTGGCGAAAGATGAGAACTCCAAGTTTCAGAATTCAGTTTTGAAGAAGCTAGATTCCCATTTGGGTGGTCTCTTGGCTGAAGTCTCTTCCGAGGAAGACTTCACCGGAAAGTCTGGCCAGTCAACCGTTGTTAGGCTTCCGGGTCTTGGTTCAAAGAGGGTTGGCTTGTTTGGGCTTGGACAATCTGCTTCATCTACAGCAGCTTTCCGAGGTCTTGGTgaggcagcagcagcagcagcaaaggCTACTCAATCAAGTGACATTGCTATTGTGCTTGCCTCTTCGGAGGGGCTTTCCGCGAAATCTAATACAGCTTCTGCAATAGCATCTG GAACTGTGTTGGGGATATATGAAGATGGCAGGTACAAATCAGAGTCAAAGAAATCAGCTTTGAAATCTGTGGACATTCTTGGTCTTGGAACTGGAGCTGAAGTAGAGAAGAAGCTCAAGTATACTGAAGATGTTACTTCTGGAATAATTTTTGGGAAAGAGCTAGTAAATTCACCTGCCAATGTTCTTACACCTG GGAAACTAGCTGAAGAGGCCTCAAAGATTGCCTCCACATACAGTGATGTTCTATCTGCAAACATATTAAATGAAGAGCAATGCAAAGAATTGAAAATGGGTTCTTATTTGGCTGTTGCCGCAGCCTCAACAAATCCCCCGCATTTTATTCACTTGATTTACAAACCCCCTGGGGGACCTGCTAAGGTCAAATTAGGGTTGGTTGGTAAAGGTCTGACCTTTGACAG CGGTGGCTACAACATCAAGACAGGGCCTGGCTGTTCAATTGAACAAATGAAATTTGATATGGGAGGTTCAGCAGCCGTATTAGGTGCAGCAAAAGCCATTGCTCAAATCAAACCACCTGGTGTAGAG GTTCATTTCATTGTTGCAGCTTGCGAGAATATGATAAGTGGAACAGGTATGAGGCCTGGAGACATTGTGACAGCATCAAATGGAAAGACAATTGAG GTCAATAACACTGATGCTGAAGGTAGACTTACTCTGGCCGATGCATTGGTATATGCTTGTAACCAAGGTGTTGATAAG ATTGTTGACCTGGCAACCTTAACCGGTGCTTGCATAGTTGCTCTTGGACCCTCAATAGCAG GTGTCTTCACACCAAGTGATGACCTGGCGAAGGAGGTGTTTGCAGCTTCAGAAATCAGTGGGGAGAAATTTTGGAGGTTGCCAATGGAGGAGAGTTATTGGGAATCAATGAAATCCGGAATAGCTGATATGCTCAACACCGGTGCTCGTCAAGGTGGTTCAATAACTGCTGCTCTCTTCTTGAAGCAG TTCGTTGATGAAAAAGTTCAGTGGCTGCATATTGACATGGCCGGGCCTGTTTGGAGTGACAAGAAACGCACTGCTACAGGGTTCGGTGTTTCCACTCTGGTGGAGTGGGTTCAGAACAACTCTTCTTAA
- the LOC139192385 gene encoding uncharacterized protein yields MVGTSVKAETMGLMEKRTALEAEMNAIIERLTQPGGPGISGNLLDSEGFPREDIDIPAVRAERRRLAELRNDHKEITEKLNRNIEVLHSARPAPKQSSLNDSDGQSASAVNVVASASSTNVHTAMDVDMIVSVPFALVDEIADASPAAEDGLQLGDQIVKFGNVENGDNLLQKLASEAQASQGRGIPIILVRQGAQVSLTVTPRTWQGRGLLGCHFQIL; encoded by the exons ATGGTGGGAACGAGTGTGAAGGCGGAGACGATGGGTTTGATGGAGAAGAGGACCGCCCTGGAGGCGGAGATGAACGCCATCATCGAACGTCTTACTCAGCCCGGCGGCCCTGGAATCTCCGGCAACCTCCTTGACTCCGAG GGTTTTCCTCGCGAAGACATTGACATCCCAGCTGTGCGAGCAGAACGGCGTCGTCTTGCTG AATTGCGTAATGATCACAAAGAGATTACCGAGAAACTGAACCGAAATATTGAAGTTCTGCATTCGGCAAGGCCTGCTCCTAAACAATCATCACTCAATGATTCAG ATGGCCAAAGCGCATCAGCTGTCAACGTGGTTGCATCTGCATCCTCAACCAATGTTCATACTGCCATGGATGTGGATATGATTGTGAGCGTACCTTTTGCGTTGGTGGATGAGATAGCTGATGCATCACCAGCAGCAGAGGATGGTTTACAGCTTGGAGATCAGATTGTTAAATTTGGTAATGTGGAAAATGGCGATAATTTGTTGCAGAAACTTGCTTCTGAGGCTCAAGCTAGTCAGGGCCGTGGGATACCTATAATACTTGTAAGGCAAGGTGCTCAAGTCAGCTTAACCGTGACACCTAGAACATGGCAAGGCAGGGGTCTACTTGG CTGCCATTTCCAGATCTTGTGA
- the LOC139192178 gene encoding uncharacterized protein, producing the protein MSGAPRVRSINVADSESRPVLGPAGNKAGTFSARKQASKPLRKAEKFGEEVSSAEEKKTRQSPMLTTSPQPHSPKVHSVLRRHEQLLHSNFSLNASCSSDASTDSFQSRASTGRLIRSNSVGSRRKQYVSKPRSVVSDGGLDSPPDGSQSKKRCAWVTPNADPCYAAFHDEEWGFPVHDDKKLFELLVLSGALAELSWPAILSKKHIFREVFADFDPIAVSKLNEKKLISPGSAASSLLSELKLRAIIENARQTTKVIEEFGSFDKYIWSFVNNKPIVSRFRYPRQVPVKTPKADVISKDLVRRGFRSVGPTVVYSFMQVAGITNDHLFSCFRFQECVNAAEGNGENGIKDEAGKKTENGIESELSVAIDKLSFSSDL; encoded by the exons ATGTCAGGAGCTCCAAGAGTAAGGTCTATCAATGTGGCTGATTCAGAGTCAAGGCCAGTGCTTGGACCTGCTGGGAACAAGGCAGGGACGTTCAGTGCGCGAAAACAGGCTTCAAAACCACTGAGAAAGGCTGAGAAATTCGGCGAGGAGGTTTCATCAGCTGAAGAGAAGAAAACCCGTCAATCTCCAATGCTTACTACCTCTCCTCAACCGCATTCACCCAAGGTTCATTCAGTGCTTCGTCGGCACGAGCAGCTATTGCACTCTAATTTTTCGCTGAATGCTTCTTGTTCATCGGATGCCTCTACGGATTCGTTTCAAAGTAGAGCATCTACGGGTAGGCTGATTCGGTCAAATAGTGTAGGGAGTAGGAGGAAGCAGTATGTTTCAAAGCCAAGAAGTGTGGTTTCTGATGGTGGATTGGACTCTCCTCCTGATGGTTCACAGTCTAAGAAGAGATGCGCTTGGGTGACGCCAAATGCTG ATCCATGTTATGCTGCTTTTCATGATGAAGAATGGGGGTTTCCAGTACACGATGACAA GAAACTGTTTGAGCTTCTGGTCCTATCGGGTGCTTTGGCTGAGCTTTCATGGCCTGCCATTTTAAGCAAAAAGCACATCTTTAG GgaggtttttgcagattttgatCCCATTGCCGTCTCAAAATTGAATGAGAAGAAGCTTATATCACCAGGAAGTGCTGCAAGTTCCCTATTGTCTGAACTGAAATTGCGTGCTATCATTGAGAATGCACGTCAAACAACCAAG GTCATAGAGGAGTTTGGGTCATTCGACAAGTACATCTGGAGCTTTGTGAATAACAAGCCCATCGTGAGCCGATTCAGGTATCCTCGGCAGGTTCCGGTTAAAACTCCAAAAGCAGACGTCATAAGCAAAGACCTTGTGAGAAGAGGGTTCCGGAGTGTCGGGCCCACTGTCGTTTACTCTTTCATGCAGGTCGCCGGAATCACAAATGACCATCTCTTTAGTTGCTTCAGATTCCAGGAATGTGTAAACGCTGCGGAAGGGAACGGAGAGAACGGCATCAAGGACGAGGCTGGAAAGAAAACGGAGAACGGGATAGAATCAGAGTTATCCGTCGCCATAGACAAGCTGAGTTTCTCGTCGGACTTGTGA